The following proteins are encoded in a genomic region of Corylus avellana chromosome ca4, CavTom2PMs-1.0:
- the LOC132179187 gene encoding protein JINGUBANG: protein MGLQLPCPLPCLADNESESHSNHLIHSESSTSSLSSQPSLPSVPSLSTSTQQPTTTAHHLCIATVKGNSSYVSSLAVAGKFLYTGSSNSEIRSWSRDNISSTDNVVPVVAVSNGVVKSLVVFEDKLFSAHQDNKIRVWKIDDDNPQQKYKFIAALPTLNDRFSRLFSAKNYVEVRRHKKCTWVHHVDNVSALAISRDGSLLYSASWDRTFKIWRTSDFKCLESVGNAHDDAINAIVLSEDGFVYTGSADKKIKVWIKEKAAGGEKKKHSAVATLEKHKSAVNALALSGDGCVLYSGACDRSILVWERDGDGDGGGVHMVLVGALRGHSKAILCLAVVEDLVCSGSADKTVRIWRRGMGKSYSCLGVLEGHRRPVKCLAAAVDGNSIEDPSGSDSCTCFLVYSGSLDCDIKVWRVWVPFLY, encoded by the coding sequence atgggacTTCAGCTTCCATGTCCATTGCCTTGCCTCGCAGACAATGAATCTGAATCTCACTCCAATCACCTTATTCACTCAGAGTCATCAacctcctctctctcttcccaaCCAAGTCTCCCCTCTGTTCCTTCCCTTTCCACATCAACTCAACAACCTACGACCACTGCCCACCACCTTTGCATAGCCACCGTCAAAGGCAACTCCTCCTATGTCTCCTCTCTCGCCGTCGCCGGAAAATTCCTTTACACCGGCTCTTCCAACAGCGAGATACGCTCATGGAGCCGAGACAATATCAGTTCAACGGATAACGTGGTGCCGGTGGTGGCTGTCAGCAACGGCGTCGTTAAGTCTCTCGTAGTTTTTGAGGATAAGCTATTCAGCGCTCATCAAGACAACAAAATCCGCGTGTGGAAGATCGACGACGATAATCCACAACAGAAGTACAAATTCATAGCCGCGCTCCCCACGCTGAACGATCGCTTCTCAAGGCTTTTCTCTGCCAAGAACTACGTGGAGGTGCGGCGGCACAAGAAGTGCACGTGGGTGCACCACGTGGATAATGTTTCGGCGCTCGCGATATCTCGAGACGGGTCTCTTCTCTACTCGGCTTCGTGGGATAGGACGTTCAAGATATGGCGGACCTCCGATTTCAAGTGCTTGGAGTCTGTAGGGAACGCGCACGACGATGCAATCAACGCAATAGTATTGTCGGAAGATGGGTTTGTTTACACGGGATCGGCGGATAAGAAAATCAAGGTGTGGATTAAGGAGAAAGCGGCggggggagaaaaaaaaaagcattcagCGGTGGCTACGCTAGAGAAGCACAAGTCGGCGGTTAATGCCCTGGCTCTAAGCGGCGATGGGTGTGTTCTCTATTCCGGTGCCTGTGATCGATCGATTCTTGTGTGGGAGAGAGATGGTGATGGCGATGGCGGTGGAGTACATATGGTGTTGGTGGGTGCGCTTAGGGGCCACAGCAAAGCGATATTGTGCTTGGCCGTGGTGGAGGATTTGGTTTGCAGTGGGTCGGCTGACAAAACGGTTAGGATATGGAGGAGAGGGATGGGGAAGAGCTATTCTTGTTTGGGTGTGTTGGAAGGGCACCGACGCCCCGTTAAGTGTTTGGCTGCGGCGGTTGATGGCAATAGTATTGAAGATCCAAGTGGCTCTGATTCTTGTACTTGTTTTCTGGTTTACAGTGGTAGTTTGGATTGTGATATTAAGGTCTGGCGTGTATGGGTTCcctttctttattaa
- the LOC132179269 gene encoding metalloendoproteinase 2-MMP — protein sequence MRLIYFFVVAVCLTVSSTPISAHFYPNISSIPPSFNHPRGAWEAFRNFSGCHPGEKVDGLSKLKNYLKHFGYINSSSEFTDDFDDALRFALETYQKNFNLNATGELDERTLQQIVRPRCGVPDIVNGSTTMNSGKETTSPSNATHFHTVSHYSFFPGTPRWPDSRRDLTYAFEPENNLTDDVKSVFTRAFERWSTVTTLTFTQTASFYDADIKIGFFVGDHGDGEPFDGVLGTLAHAFSPTSGRLHLDGAETWVVSGDVTTSSETSAVDLESVAVHEIGHLLGLGHSSEEEAIMYPTISSRSRKVELASDDVTGIQQLYGANPSYNGSSTPSAGAEERDNSNAAPNISGSMWAMRALLTVGFGLLLLF from the coding sequence ATGAGATTAATCTACTTCTTCGTTGTTGCAGTGTGTCTCACGGTCTCATCCACTCCAATCTCTGCTCACTTCTACCCCAATATTTCATCGATACCGCCGTCGTTTAACCACCCGCGCGGCGCGTGGGAGGCGTTCCGGAATTTCTCCGGGTGCCACCCCGGCGAGAAAGTCGACGGCTTGTCGAAGCTCAAGAACTACCTGAAACACTTTGGTTACATCAACTCCTCGTCCGAATTCACCGACGACTTCGACGACGCTCTCAGGTTCGCCCTCGAGACCTACCAGAAGAACTTCAACCTCAATGCCACGGGCGAGCTCGACGAGCGGACCCTCCAACAGATTGTGCGGCCCAGATGCGGGGTCCCCGACATCGTCAATGGCTCGACGACCATGAACTCCGGTAAAGAAACGACGTCTCCGTCGAACGCCACGCACTTCCATACCGTCTCTCACTACAGCTTCTTCCCCGGAACGCCGCGTTGGCCAGATAGCCGGCGGGACCTGACCTACGCCTTCGAGCCGGAAAACAACCTCACGGACGACGTCAAGAGCGTGTTCACCCGCGCGTTCGAGCGGTGGTCCACCGTGACGACGCTGACCTTCACGCAGACGGCATCGTTCTACGACGCGGACATCAAGATCGGGTTCTTCGTCGGGGACCACGGCGACGGCGAGCCGTTCGACGGCGTGCTGGGGACGCTGGCACACGCGTTCTCGCCGACGAGCGGGCGGCTCCACCTGGATGGCGCCGAGACCTGGGTGGTCTCCGGTGACGTGACTACATCCTCGGAGACTTCGGCGGTGGACCTGGAGTCGGTGGCCGTGCACGAGATTGGGCATCTTCTAGGGCTCGGACATTCCTCGGAGGAGGAAGCGATCATGTACCCTACGATCTCGTCGCGGAGCAGGAAGGTCGAGCTGGCCAGCGACGATGTCACGGGCATTCAGCAGCTGTACGGTGCAAACCCCAGTTATAACGGTTCTTCTACTCCGTCCGCTGGCGCTGAGGAGAGGGACAATAGCAATGCTGCGCCCAACATTTCGGGCTCCATGTGGGCGATGAGGGCCTTGTTGACCGTCGGATTTGGGTTGTTGTTgcttttttag